The genomic region GGCCTTGACCAGCTTTTCTCCCTTGGCGGCATTGCCCAGGAGCACGCTGTCGGCTTGCGCCGTGGCGGTCAGTCCGAAAACCAGAATTGCCAGCAGGAACTTGTTCATCGTGTGCCTCCATTCACCTTGCGGTGGGTCAATGGCGTTGTTGAAGATGGGCGATGCGTACCGGTGCCGGGGGATGGCTGTCGTAGAAAATGGAATGCAGCGGGTCCGGGGTCAAAGTCTTGGCATTCTCGCTGTAGAGCTTGACGAGGGCGTTGACCAGGTCCCCGGCGTTCGCATGGCGACTGGCGAAGTCGTCAGCTTCGAATTCGTGCTTGCGCGAACCCCAGGCCATGAGCGGGCTGAAAAAGAACATGAACACCGGCATGGAAAGAATGAACAGAGCCAGGCCGATGTGGTTGATGTGGTCGGGCACGGTATGCATCCCCAGGCCCGTGTAGAACCACGCCTGTTGACCCAGCCAGCCCAGCAGGGCCAGTCCCGCGAAAGACAGACCGAAGGAAAGAGCGATGCGCTTGGTGATGTGATGCAGTTTGAAGTGCCCCAGTTCATGGGCCAGCACGGCTTCCACCTCAGGCGCGGAAAGGCTCTTCAGCAGGGTGTCGAAGAACACCACGCGCTTGCTGCGACCAAGGCCCGTGAAGTAGGCATTGCCATGGGCGCTGCGCCGCGATCCGTCCATGACGAAAATCCCGCGGCTGCGGAAGCCCGTACGTTTCAGCAGGGCCTGGATACGATCGCGGATCCCGCCTTCCTGTAGCGGCGTGAAGCGATTGAACAGGGGGGCGATCAGGGCCGGATAGGCCCACACGGCCAGCAGATTGAAACCGCTCCACAGGAACCAGGTGTACAGCCACCATCGGCTGCCGGTGTTGTTCATGAACCAGAGTACGGCGTAGAGCAGCGGTGTACCGATGACGAGCAGGAGCACTGCGTTTTTCGCGAGATCGGTCACGAAGGTTCCGATTGTGGTCTTGTTGAAACCGAAGCGCTGTTC from Acidiferrobacteraceae bacterium harbors:
- a CDS encoding M48 family metallopeptidase, yielding MNTFSLIFLAFLTLSVAAELWLARRQIAYVRAHRAEVPQAFRDRIDLDAHQKAADYTIVRNRIGMVSSIYSAVILLLWTLGGGLQWLDILWTTSGFSNLIQGTATLLSLFIIGALLDLPFSWYNTFHIEQRFGFNKTTIGTFVTDLAKNAVLLLVIGTPLLYAVLWFMNNTGSRWWLYTWFLWSGFNLLAVWAYPALIAPLFNRFTPLQEGGIRDRIQALLKRTGFRSRGIFVMDGSRRSAHGNAYFTGLGRSKRVVFFDTLLKSLSAPEVEAVLAHELGHFKLHHITKRIALSFGLSFAGLALLGWLGQQAWFYTGLGMHTVPDHINHIGLALFILSMPVFMFFFSPLMAWGSRKHEFEADDFASRHANAGDLVNALVKLYSENAKTLTPDPLHSIFYDSHPPAPVRIAHLQQRH